The following proteins come from a genomic window of Trinickia caryophylli:
- a CDS encoding porin: protein MKKHTLGILTGFGLALSGIAHAQSSVTLYGIIDEAVRYDTHQNKSGGKLFTMGSGGEIQGSRWGLQGTEDLGGGMAAIFQLEGGFTPNTGVTQQSTPSGAARLFGRTAMVGLSTPYGTVTAGRQYTLVHEMGWMHDIYAFANYTGTVGFQGAGLTGGGRLDNTVRYTSPTLAGFTLKGAYTFGQTAGSIHQNSSPAVSLSYDHGPLSVGAAYQIVNNIGGLNPSTTAYGSTYFGVTIPDSSQKIFTAGATYKFGAAKVYGSYIYSHVYPADYRNDSFSTALQYTITPALVLDLPFYIDFVHHAGQSGTRITTGPTLDYLLSKRTDVYVGVDYNHLTGAWTTLAAASGSNQPFYGFNSLFEAAIGLRHKF, encoded by the coding sequence GTGAAAAAGCATACTTTAGGTATACTAACTGGATTTGGACTGGCCCTTTCCGGGATCGCGCACGCACAATCGAGCGTGACCCTCTACGGCATCATCGACGAAGCCGTGCGCTACGACACCCACCAGAACAAATCGGGCGGGAAGCTTTTCACGATGGGTAGCGGCGGCGAGATTCAGGGAAGCCGCTGGGGCCTGCAGGGAACCGAAGATCTCGGCGGCGGCATGGCCGCCATTTTCCAGCTTGAGGGCGGCTTTACGCCGAATACCGGCGTGACGCAGCAATCGACGCCGTCGGGCGCGGCGCGCCTGTTCGGCCGTACCGCGATGGTCGGGCTCAGCACGCCCTACGGCACGGTGACGGCGGGCCGCCAATACACCCTCGTGCACGAAATGGGCTGGATGCACGACATCTATGCATTCGCCAATTACACTGGCACGGTCGGCTTTCAGGGCGCCGGCCTGACCGGCGGTGGACGTCTCGACAACACCGTGCGCTATACCTCCCCCACGCTGGCCGGCTTCACCCTCAAGGGTGCGTACACGTTCGGCCAGACAGCGGGCAGCATCCACCAGAACTCATCGCCGGCCGTGAGCCTCTCTTATGACCACGGCCCGCTGAGCGTCGGCGCGGCTTATCAGATCGTCAACAACATCGGCGGCCTGAATCCTTCGACGACTGCCTACGGCAGCACCTACTTCGGCGTAACGATTCCAGACAGCTCACAAAAGATCTTCACGGCGGGCGCGACCTATAAATTCGGCGCCGCAAAGGTGTATGGCTCGTATATCTACAGCCACGTCTATCCGGCCGATTATCGCAACGACTCCTTCTCCACGGCGCTTCAGTACACCATCACGCCCGCGCTCGTACTCGATCTGCCGTTCTACATCGACTTCGTCCACCATGCGGGCCAGAGTGGCACGCGCATCACCACCGGCCCGACGCTCGATTACCTGCTGAGCAAGCGCACCGATGTCTACGTCGGCGTGGACTACAACCATCTCACCGGCGCATGGACCACCCTCGCCGCCGCGTCCGGCTCGAACCAGCCGTTCTATGGCTTCAACTCGCTGTTCGAAGCCGCGATTGGCCTGCGCCATAAGTTCTGA
- a CDS encoding Re/Si-specific NAD(P)(+) transhydrogenase subunit alpha, producing MKIGIPAESRAGEKRVAGTPETVKKLIAQGHTVLVQSTAGEGAHFPDTAYARAGATLVEAAEAFAADLVLKVQAPTETELRQMKRDASLVGMLNPFDADQLVQFRAAGVTAFALESIPRTTRAQSMDVLSSQANIAGYKAVLVAASLYQRFVPMLMTAAGTVKAARVLILGAGVAGLQAIATARRLGAVIEASDVRPAVREQIESLGAKFLDVPCETDEERESAQGVGGYARPMPPSWIARQAALVHERAKQADVIITTALIPGRTAPTLLNEDTVRAMKLGSVIIDLAAGKGASVGDRRGGNCPLTEADAVVLRHGVQIAGYTNLPAMVATDASALYARNVLDFLKLIIDTEGKLKIDTSDDIVAATLLGRDASMLQTA from the coding sequence ATGAAAATCGGCATCCCTGCCGAAAGCCGAGCCGGCGAAAAACGTGTCGCCGGCACGCCGGAAACAGTCAAAAAACTCATCGCGCAGGGGCATACTGTTCTGGTCCAGAGCACGGCAGGTGAAGGCGCGCATTTCCCCGATACGGCCTATGCGCGAGCGGGCGCCACGCTGGTCGAAGCAGCCGAAGCATTCGCGGCCGACCTCGTGCTCAAGGTGCAGGCGCCGACAGAAACCGAGCTTCGGCAGATGAAGCGCGACGCGAGTCTCGTCGGCATGCTCAATCCGTTCGACGCCGATCAGCTCGTGCAATTTCGCGCCGCGGGCGTGACCGCTTTCGCACTCGAATCGATTCCGCGTACGACGCGCGCGCAAAGCATGGACGTGCTGTCGTCCCAAGCCAATATTGCCGGCTATAAGGCCGTGCTGGTGGCGGCCAGTTTGTACCAGCGCTTCGTGCCCATGTTGATGACCGCCGCAGGCACGGTCAAAGCCGCGCGCGTGCTCATCCTCGGCGCGGGCGTCGCGGGTTTGCAGGCGATTGCAACGGCCAGGCGTCTGGGCGCCGTGATCGAGGCATCGGACGTGCGTCCCGCCGTCAGGGAACAGATCGAATCGCTGGGCGCCAAATTTCTCGACGTGCCGTGCGAAACCGATGAAGAGCGCGAGTCCGCTCAAGGCGTGGGCGGCTATGCGCGGCCTATGCCGCCCTCCTGGATTGCACGCCAGGCCGCGTTGGTGCATGAGCGGGCCAAACAGGCCGACGTCATCATCACGACGGCTTTGATCCCTGGCCGCACTGCCCCCACCCTGCTCAACGAAGACACCGTTCGCGCGATGAAGCTGGGCTCCGTGATCATCGACCTCGCAGCGGGCAAAGGCGCAAGCGTCGGCGACCGTCGCGGCGGCAACTGTCCGTTGACCGAAGCCGATGCCGTCGTGCTGCGGCACGGCGTGCAGATCGCCGGCTATACGAATCTGCCAGCCATGGTCGCCACCGACGCCTCCGCGCTGTACGCGCGCAACGTGCTCGACTTTCTGAAGCTGATCATCGACACCGAAGGCAAGCTGAAGATCGACACCAGCGACGACATCGTAGCCGCCACCTTGCTGGGTCGCGACGCATCGATGCTGCAAACCGCCTAA
- a CDS encoding NAD(P) transhydrogenase subunit alpha — MELITHTTTNLIIFVLAIYVGYHVVWNVTPALHTPLMAVTNAISAIVIVGAMLAAGLTVGGAGKAFGAIAVALAAVNVFGGFLVTRRMLEMFRKKEAKKPAANVVNGVAQ; from the coding sequence ATGGAACTCATCACTCACACCACGACCAATCTGATCATCTTCGTGCTGGCGATCTATGTCGGCTACCACGTCGTCTGGAACGTGACGCCCGCGCTGCATACGCCGCTGATGGCCGTCACCAACGCGATCTCCGCGATTGTGATCGTCGGCGCCATGCTGGCCGCGGGATTGACCGTGGGTGGCGCAGGCAAGGCGTTTGGTGCTATCGCCGTCGCGCTGGCGGCGGTCAATGTGTTCGGCGGCTTCCTCGTGACGCGCCGCATGCTCGAAATGTTCCGCAAAAAAGAGGCTAAAAAGCCGGCCGCAAACGTAGTGAATGGAGTCGCGCAATGA
- a CDS encoding NAD(P)(+) transhydrogenase (Re/Si-specific) subunit beta yields the protein MSMNVVTLLYLVASVCFIQALKGLSNPKSARLGNVFGMAGMTIAMLTTLALIAKQASSLGSDLVLGLAVLVVALIVGGAIGTVVAARVEMTKMPELIAAMHSLIGLAAVCIAYAVVSEPSAFGLAALGAELPYGNRVELFIGTFIGAITFSGSVIAFGKLSGKYKFRLFQGAPVTYPGQHALNLALAVAMVGFGVAFFLTQSWLPFIVMTAIAFALGVLIIIPIGGADMPVVVSMLNSYSGWAAAGIGFSLNNPMLIIAGSLVGSSGAILSYIMCRAMNRSFFSVLLGGFGAETAADSGAKREQRPVKSGSADDAAFLLGNAESVVIVPGYGLAVARAQHALKELTDKLTGKGIDVRYAIHPVAGRMPGHMNVLLAEAEVPYDQVFEMEDINAEFGQTDVVLVLGANDVVNPAAKTDPASPIAGMPILEAYKARTVIVNKRSMASGYAGLDNDLFYMDKTMMVFSDAKKVIENMTRALE from the coding sequence ATGAGTATGAATGTGGTCACGTTGTTGTATCTCGTCGCCTCCGTCTGCTTCATTCAGGCGCTAAAGGGGCTGTCGAATCCGAAAAGCGCCCGGCTCGGCAACGTCTTCGGCATGGCCGGCATGACGATAGCCATGCTGACGACGCTCGCGCTGATCGCGAAACAGGCGTCGTCGCTCGGGTCGGATCTGGTACTCGGGCTCGCGGTGCTCGTCGTCGCGCTCATCGTCGGGGGCGCGATCGGCACCGTGGTGGCCGCGCGGGTCGAGATGACCAAAATGCCCGAACTGATTGCGGCGATGCACTCGCTGATCGGGCTGGCCGCCGTCTGCATTGCTTATGCAGTGGTGTCCGAGCCGTCCGCTTTCGGATTGGCCGCGCTCGGCGCCGAACTGCCGTACGGCAATCGCGTCGAGTTGTTCATCGGCACCTTTATCGGCGCGATCACGTTCTCGGGGTCGGTGATCGCATTCGGCAAGCTGTCGGGCAAGTACAAGTTCCGGCTGTTTCAGGGCGCGCCGGTCACGTATCCCGGACAGCATGCGCTCAACCTCGCACTGGCGGTCGCCATGGTCGGCTTCGGCGTTGCGTTCTTTTTGACACAGTCGTGGTTGCCCTTCATCGTCATGACCGCGATTGCGTTCGCGCTCGGCGTGCTGATCATCATCCCGATCGGCGGCGCCGACATGCCGGTGGTCGTCTCGATGCTCAACTCCTATTCCGGCTGGGCGGCCGCGGGCATCGGTTTCTCGCTGAACAATCCGATGCTGATCATTGCCGGCTCGCTGGTCGGCTCGTCTGGTGCGATTCTGTCGTACATCATGTGCCGGGCGATGAACCGCTCGTTCTTCAGCGTGCTGCTCGGCGGCTTCGGTGCGGAAACCGCCGCCGACAGCGGAGCGAAACGCGAGCAACGGCCCGTCAAATCGGGCTCCGCCGACGATGCCGCGTTTCTGCTCGGCAATGCCGAATCGGTCGTGATCGTGCCGGGCTACGGACTTGCCGTCGCCCGCGCGCAGCACGCGTTGAAGGAGTTGACCGACAAGCTCACCGGCAAAGGCATCGACGTGCGCTATGCGATCCATCCGGTAGCGGGCCGCATGCCCGGCCATATGAACGTGCTGCTCGCCGAAGCCGAAGTGCCGTACGACCAGGTATTCGAAATGGAAGACATCAACGCGGAGTTCGGCCAGACCGATGTCGTGCTGGTTCTCGGCGCCAACGACGTGGTCAATCCCGCCGCGAAGACCGACCCGGCTTCGCCGATTGCGGGCATGCCGATTCTGGAGGCGTACAAGGCGCGCACCGTGATCGTCAACAAACGCTCGATGGCCTCCGGCTACGCGGGTCTCGACAATGATCTGTTCTATATGGACAAAACGATGATGGTGTTTTCCGACGCCAAGAAGGTCATCGAGAACATGACCAGGGCGCTCGAATGA
- a CDS encoding L-idonate 5-dehydrogenase, whose amino-acid sequence MHALVIHAPLDLRIEEVPTPEPEANQLLVRVRAGGICGSDLHYFNHGGFGTVRIKEPMVLGHEVAGAVSRVGTGVTDMPAGTRISISPSRPCGLCQYCQQGLQNHCLDMRYYGSAMRTPHVQGAFQQEIVIDRSQAHVVADSLSDAEAAMAEPLSVALHAVRRAGPLLGKRVLVTGCGPIGALIVAAARRAGVATIVVTDVNTLPLESAKKVGADLAINIAETPDGLKPFAVDKGTFDVLFEASGNAAALRGAFDVLKPRGVIVQVGLGGDIALPINVIVAKEFDLRGAFRFHEEFAVAVELLNKGLIDVKPLISGIFPYQDSVKAFQTAGDRSKSMKVLVSFD is encoded by the coding sequence ATGCATGCACTCGTCATTCACGCACCGCTCGATCTGCGCATCGAGGAGGTGCCCACGCCCGAACCGGAAGCCAACCAGTTGCTGGTGCGGGTTCGAGCCGGCGGCATCTGCGGCTCCGACCTTCACTACTTCAATCACGGCGGTTTCGGCACGGTCCGCATCAAGGAGCCGATGGTGCTCGGCCACGAAGTGGCCGGCGCTGTCTCGCGCGTAGGAACCGGTGTGACGGACATGCCGGCCGGCACGCGCATCTCCATCAGTCCGAGCCGGCCTTGCGGGTTGTGCCAATACTGCCAGCAAGGGCTGCAAAACCACTGTCTGGATATGCGCTACTACGGCAGCGCGATGCGCACGCCGCACGTGCAGGGCGCGTTCCAGCAGGAAATCGTGATCGACCGTTCGCAGGCCCACGTGGTGGCGGATTCGTTGAGCGATGCCGAAGCGGCCATGGCCGAGCCGCTCTCCGTTGCGCTGCATGCGGTGCGGCGCGCGGGTCCGCTGCTCGGCAAGCGGGTGCTGGTAACAGGTTGCGGGCCGATCGGCGCATTGATCGTGGCCGCCGCGCGTCGAGCCGGCGTCGCTACAATCGTGGTGACCGATGTCAACACGCTGCCCCTTGAAAGCGCGAAGAAGGTCGGCGCGGACCTTGCGATCAACATCGCCGAAACGCCGGATGGGCTAAAGCCGTTTGCCGTCGACAAAGGCACGTTCGACGTTCTGTTCGAGGCGAGCGGCAACGCGGCGGCGTTGCGTGGCGCATTCGATGTGCTCAAGCCGCGCGGGGTGATCGTCCAGGTGGGACTCGGCGGAGATATCGCATTACCCATCAACGTGATCGTGGCGAAAGAATTCGATCTGCGCGGCGCGTTCCGTTTCCACGAAGAGTTCGCTGTGGCTGTCGAATTGCTGAACAAGGGTTTGATCGACGTAAAGCCCCTGATTTCAGGCATTTTCCCGTATCAGGATTCGGTCAAGGCGTTTCAGACCGCCGGCGATCGCTCGAAGTCGATGAAGGTGCTGGTGAGTTTCGATTGA
- a CDS encoding RraA family protein — MYKAIRKNPSATQAADTILTALRGIPVSALSDSMHRNIGSVGLHPYQKPSKQTMAGTAVTVRSRGGDNLTYLRALEFCRPGDVLVVDAGGDLNNAVVGGILSFYAAHVGVVGLVVDGAIRDVAEIRERDFPVYARGVTHRGPYKDGPGEINVPVSVGGMVVNPGDIVVGDQDGLLAIPQDDAAHVIEKALAVLEAEAETMRAMKEGRWNRAFIDALEARCNN; from the coding sequence ATGTACAAAGCCATCAGGAAAAACCCTTCGGCGACTCAAGCTGCCGATACGATTCTCACCGCGTTGCGTGGCATCCCCGTCTCCGCGCTCAGCGACAGTATGCATCGCAACATCGGCAGTGTGGGACTGCATCCGTATCAGAAGCCCAGCAAGCAGACCATGGCGGGCACCGCGGTCACCGTGCGCTCGCGCGGCGGCGATAACCTGACTTACTTGCGGGCGCTGGAGTTTTGCCGTCCTGGCGACGTGCTGGTCGTGGACGCGGGCGGCGATCTCAACAACGCCGTGGTCGGCGGAATTCTGTCGTTCTACGCCGCTCACGTAGGTGTCGTCGGCCTAGTGGTGGATGGCGCGATTCGCGATGTCGCGGAAATCCGCGAGCGGGATTTTCCGGTGTACGCACGTGGCGTCACGCATCGTGGTCCGTATAAGGACGGTCCCGGTGAGATCAACGTGCCGGTGTCGGTGGGCGGCATGGTGGTAAATCCTGGCGATATCGTCGTCGGCGATCAGGATGGTTTGCTGGCCATTCCGCAGGACGATGCCGCGCATGTGATCGAGAAAGCGCTGGCTGTTCTGGAAGCGGAGGCAGAAACCATGCGGGCGATGAAGGAAGGCCGCTGGAACCGCGCATTCATCGACGCGCTCGAAGCGCGCTGCAATAACTGA
- a CDS encoding LysR family transcriptional regulator, with protein sequence MQKREEQRWITLTHRLKARHFVLLSSIYRHRTLRKVADELCLSQPAITKALREMEEIVGAVLFDRTSRGLTPTAAADVLALRSSNFLADLRNLADELIALQDGLRGVVRIGLIPFVAHSLLTKTMDMLRQQGFSYRFVICDGDTDTLVRMLRNHELDCVIARLTHENSGELEQEILYTQQPVLLSCRTYALPKNRKLTIKDFSNAEWVLPPKGTPTRRAFGEMLVQSKVVIREAHVETSSVSVIKAVLAADPTSVTLLPRDLADEIVQEGTWRVLPVDLDFSLPAVSVITRRDAQGDRTLDMLKRAIRASAV encoded by the coding sequence GTGCAAAAACGGGAAGAGCAGCGTTGGATCACATTGACGCATCGATTGAAAGCGAGGCACTTCGTGCTGCTGTCTTCGATCTACCGCCATCGCACATTGCGCAAGGTGGCTGACGAATTGTGTTTGAGTCAGCCCGCCATCACCAAGGCGCTAAGGGAGATGGAGGAGATTGTCGGCGCGGTGCTGTTCGACCGGACCTCACGCGGACTAACACCAACAGCGGCTGCCGACGTGCTTGCCCTACGAAGTTCGAACTTCCTTGCGGATCTTCGTAACTTGGCTGACGAATTGATCGCATTGCAAGATGGTCTTCGAGGAGTCGTGAGGATTGGATTGATCCCGTTCGTCGCGCATTCACTACTCACGAAGACAATGGATATGCTTCGCCAGCAGGGCTTCAGCTATCGGTTCGTCATTTGCGACGGAGATACTGACACGCTAGTCAGAATGCTGCGAAACCATGAGCTTGACTGCGTCATCGCCAGACTGACGCATGAAAACTCTGGAGAATTAGAGCAGGAAATCCTCTACACGCAGCAACCAGTGCTGCTTTCGTGTCGAACCTATGCATTGCCGAAAAACCGGAAACTGACGATTAAAGATTTCTCCAACGCAGAATGGGTGTTGCCGCCCAAAGGGACCCCGACGCGTCGTGCTTTCGGGGAAATGCTCGTCCAAAGCAAGGTGGTGATCCGCGAGGCACACGTCGAAACGAGTTCGGTCTCGGTCATCAAGGCGGTACTGGCCGCCGATCCGACGAGCGTCACGCTGCTTCCGCGAGATCTGGCAGACGAGATCGTGCAGGAAGGTACGTGGCGAGTCTTACCGGTCGATCTCGATTTTTCGCTGCCCGCGGTGAGCGTCATTACCCGGCGTGACGCTCAAGGTGACCGAACGCTTGATATGCTGAAGCGGGCGATTCGGGCGTCTGCGGTGTAA
- a CDS encoding MBL fold metallo-hydrolase encodes MKLWLLGTGTPTPSTQRMCSGYLVEADGDHIVFDHGFGAHHRLLELGVPATGISHAFFSHHHYDHMGDYPRLLLTRWDQGAGRIPELRVYGPPPLQEISNRLFGDDGAFGPDLISRTENQASIDVYHARGGKGPRLKPQPIITELSPNSVVENQGWTVRAVPVNHFAPHLVSFGYRIDCNGQSIVYSGDSGPCPALNRLAQDCDVLVHMCHYLTGTEPSKTFAAFTSGHLEVAEAARQANAKNLVISHVTEQFDKPGLRERVIVEMSRIYSGNIIFGADKMEIPVTAPQASKLD; translated from the coding sequence ATGAAACTTTGGCTTCTGGGGACCGGCACGCCGACCCCTTCAACACAGCGGATGTGCTCGGGGTACCTCGTGGAGGCCGACGGCGACCATATCGTTTTCGATCATGGATTCGGCGCCCACCATCGCCTGCTCGAACTTGGTGTGCCGGCTACGGGCATCTCGCACGCATTTTTCAGCCACCACCACTACGATCACATGGGCGACTACCCCAGGCTTTTGCTCACGCGCTGGGACCAGGGTGCCGGTCGGATTCCGGAACTGAGGGTGTACGGGCCGCCGCCGCTTCAAGAGATCAGCAACCGGCTCTTCGGCGACGACGGCGCATTTGGCCCTGACCTGATATCCCGCACCGAGAACCAGGCAAGCATCGACGTCTATCATGCGCGCGGTGGGAAGGGTCCCCGCCTGAAGCCGCAACCCATCATAACTGAGCTGTCACCCAATTCAGTCGTCGAAAACCAGGGGTGGACGGTACGTGCAGTTCCCGTGAACCACTTTGCTCCGCACCTCGTCTCCTTCGGCTATCGCATTGACTGTAACGGCCAATCGATTGTGTACTCCGGCGACAGCGGCCCGTGCCCGGCGCTCAATCGACTGGCCCAAGATTGCGACGTACTGGTCCACATGTGCCACTACCTGACGGGTACAGAACCGAGCAAAACTTTTGCTGCGTTTACCTCTGGCCATCTCGAAGTGGCGGAAGCAGCCAGACAGGCAAACGCGAAGAATCTCGTGATATCGCACGTCACCGAACAATTCGACAAACCAGGCTTGCGCGAGCGCGTTATCGTCGAAATGAGTCGAATCTATAGCGGCAACATCATCTTTGGCGCTGACAAGATGGAGATTCCCGTAACGGCCCCGCAGGCAAGCAAGCTCGATTGA
- a CDS encoding MFS transporter, producing the protein MLEQPISPSPFQADNVTHPTVEKKVIVAAVIGTTLEWYDLFAYLYFSVTISKLFFPHADPLVSLLATVGTFGGSYLVKPLGALVLSSYADRVSAKAALTLTVTLMGVGTAMIAFTPTYACMGVAATAVMVAARLIQGFSSGGEYGSGISFIVQRAPINSRGFYASFQVAAQGLTSIFAGLTGVLVSTTLTTEQVSDWGWRVPFLIGLVIIPVAVYIRRNISEVDDNTIASRHATPVREAIFGYPLLCVLSIGTFVLVSVSSYALAYYLPTYAVRTLGLSQTSAFGATILTGCVQAACAPLFGGLSDRLGRLRVMRTAAILMAVVVIPAFHFVVSNPGIASLLVSQCVLGVIMTAYQAPMPALLCDLFPPAVRTVGISVAHDFTAATFGGFTPFLITLLIAATGSKIVPGLYVGSAAALSAVCITLVTRHARALSR; encoded by the coding sequence ATGCTAGAGCAACCCATCAGTCCCTCGCCGTTCCAGGCAGATAACGTCACGCATCCAACCGTCGAGAAAAAAGTTATCGTTGCTGCCGTCATCGGTACGACCCTTGAGTGGTACGACTTGTTCGCGTACCTATATTTTTCAGTGACGATATCAAAACTCTTTTTTCCGCATGCCGATCCTCTTGTATCTCTGCTCGCGACTGTCGGGACGTTTGGCGGTTCATATCTGGTGAAGCCACTCGGCGCGCTTGTGCTCAGTTCGTACGCCGACCGGGTGAGCGCGAAGGCAGCGCTGACGCTTACAGTCACCCTGATGGGGGTTGGAACGGCGATGATCGCATTTACGCCGACGTATGCTTGCATGGGCGTAGCAGCGACCGCAGTAATGGTCGCGGCGCGACTGATCCAGGGGTTTTCGTCCGGCGGAGAATACGGGTCGGGAATCTCGTTTATCGTCCAGCGTGCTCCCATCAACAGCCGTGGGTTCTATGCGAGTTTCCAGGTCGCCGCGCAAGGGTTGACCTCGATTTTTGCGGGGCTGACCGGCGTCCTCGTCTCGACGACGCTCACGACGGAACAAGTTTCTGACTGGGGATGGCGTGTTCCGTTCCTCATTGGTCTCGTGATCATTCCTGTCGCCGTCTATATTCGGCGCAACATTTCGGAAGTGGACGACAATACGATTGCCTCGCGGCACGCCACGCCTGTGCGCGAAGCCATTTTCGGATACCCACTCCTGTGCGTCCTTTCGATCGGGACTTTTGTACTGGTATCGGTTTCCTCATATGCGCTTGCGTATTATCTGCCGACCTACGCGGTACGCACGCTGGGGCTCTCGCAGACGAGCGCCTTCGGCGCAACGATCCTGACGGGTTGCGTTCAGGCAGCATGCGCGCCGCTATTCGGAGGCCTGTCCGATCGCCTGGGGCGGCTTCGCGTGATGCGAACAGCCGCCATACTGATGGCAGTAGTGGTAATACCGGCATTTCATTTCGTGGTCTCGAATCCGGGCATCGCATCATTGCTCGTTAGTCAGTGTGTGCTCGGTGTAATCATGACGGCCTACCAGGCGCCGATGCCGGCTCTGCTGTGTGATCTGTTTCCTCCGGCTGTCCGAACCGTCGGCATCTCGGTCGCCCATGACTTCACCGCCGCGACGTTCGGTGGTTTCACGCCGTTCCTGATTACATTACTCATCGCTGCAACCGGCTCGAAAATCGTACCTGGCTTGTATGTTGGATCTGCCGCGGCGCTCAGCGCCGTCTGCATCACGCTTGTCACCCGGCATGCTCGTGCACTGAGCCGGTAA
- the tnpA gene encoding IS66-like element accessory protein TnpA — translation MSPEIATAARRTRKGIPNHPIEFRRELAKLACEPGVSVARLALEHGLNTNLLFKWRRAYQAGQYEPPILLPVEVAPEGRTIENVAALPVQSQSKAQPVVAGVIEICVGIARVRIEGTPDAATLRVVLRTLRAAAEAET, via the coding sequence TTGTCACCTGAGATTGCAACAGCAGCCAGACGGACACGTAAAGGTATCCCCAACCATCCCATCGAGTTCCGGCGAGAACTCGCAAAGCTGGCATGTGAACCGGGTGTCTCGGTCGCGCGACTGGCTCTGGAACACGGGCTCAACACGAATCTGTTGTTCAAATGGCGCCGAGCCTATCAGGCCGGACAGTATGAGCCGCCGATACTGTTGCCGGTAGAAGTGGCGCCCGAGGGACGCACGATTGAGAATGTGGCTGCATTGCCCGTTCAGTCGCAGAGCAAGGCCCAGCCCGTCGTCGCGGGAGTGATCGAGATTTGCGTCGGCATCGCACGCGTGCGGATTGAGGGCACGCCCGACGCAGCCACGCTGCGTGTTGTGTTGCGTACTTTGCGTGCCGCCGCGGAGGCTGAAACGTGA
- a CDS encoding IS3 family transposase (programmed frameshift), producing the protein MKKRFTEEQIIGFLKEAEAGMPVKELCRKHGFSDASFYTWRAKFGGMEVPEARRLKDLEVENARLKKLLAEAMLDMEALKVVVKGKPLSPQAKREAVAAIREKVDISERRACRLVGLSRSVLHYESKPDHENEALTARLVELAHERRRFGYRRLHALVEREGIHANHKRVHRLYREAGLAVRRRRRRHGVMIEREQLALPGGPNEVWSIDFVMDALSNGRRLKCLTIVDDFTKESVDIVVDHGMSGLYVARALDRAARFRGYPKALRTDQGPEFTSRALDQWAYASGVTLKLIQPGKPTQNAYIESFNGKFRDECLNEHWFKSLAHARAVIAAWRQDYNEDRPHSALNYLSPAEFAAKHRATADAPATFQELV; encoded by the exons ATGAAGAAGCGCTTTACGGAAGAACAAATCATCGGGTTTCTGAAGGAAGCCGAGGCCGGCATGCCGGTGAAGGAGCTGTGCAGGAAGCACGGCTTCAGTGACGCGTCGTTCTACACGTGGCGCGCGAAGTTCGGCGGCATGGAGGTGCCGGAAGCGCGCCGGTTGAAGGACCTGGAAGTCGAGAACGCGCGGCTGAAGAAGCTACTGGCCGAAGCGATGCTCGACATGGAAGCGCTGAAGGTGGTCGTCAAGGGAAAGC CCCTGAGCCCACAAGCCAAGCGCGAGGCAGTGGCGGCGATTCGGGAGAAGGTCGACATCTCGGAGCGCCGTGCCTGCCGGCTTGTTGGGCTGTCTCGCAGCGTGTTGCATTACGAGTCGAAACCGGACCACGAGAACGAAGCGCTAACGGCGCGCCTGGTGGAACTGGCGCATGAGCGCCGGCGGTTCGGCTACCGGCGGCTGCATGCACTCGTGGAGCGCGAGGGCATTCACGCGAACCACAAGCGCGTGCATCGCCTTTACCGTGAGGCTGGGCTGGCCGTGCGACGCCGTCGTCGGCGCCACGGCGTCATGATTGAACGTGAGCAGTTGGCTTTGCCGGGCGGTCCCAATGAGGTTTGGTCAATCGATTTCGTGATGGATGCGCTGTCGAACGGGCGGCGTCTGAAGTGCCTGACTATCGTCGATGACTTCACCAAGGAGTCTGTTGATATCGTCGTGGACCACGGCATGTCCGGCTTGTACGTCGCACGAGCGTTAGACCGGGCAGCACGTTTCCGGGGCTATCCCAAAGCGCTGCGAACGGACCAGGGACCGGAATTTACGAGCCGGGCGCTTGACCAATGGGCCTACGCCAGTGGCGTTACGTTGAAATTGATTCAACCGGGCAAGCCGACGCAGAATGCGTACATCGAATCGTTCAACGGCAAGTTCCGCGACGAATGCCTTAACGAGCATTGGTTCAAGAGCCTTGCACATGCCCGAGCGGTCATCGCGGCGTGGCGTCAGGACTACAACGAGGACCGGCCCCACAGCGCATTGAATTATCTTTCGCCAGCAGAGTTCGCGGCGAAACATCGGGCAACAGCGGATGCTCCTGCCACTTTCCAGGAGCTGGTTTAA